From Balaenoptera acutorostrata chromosome 8, mBalAcu1.1, whole genome shotgun sequence, the proteins below share one genomic window:
- the ORC2 gene encoding origin recognition complex subunit 2: protein MMSKLESKEDKMLEVQFVGDDDVLNHILDREGGAKIKKERAQLLVNTKKIIKKPEYDLEEDDQEVLKDQNYVEVLGRHVQESLKNGSATDGGNKVYSFQNRKHPEKMAKLASELAKTPRKSVSSNLKSDPEITIDIPQCSKGHSASDKVQLKNNDKSEFLSTAPRGLRKRLIVPRSHSDSESEYSASNSEDDEGVAQEYEEDTNEVILSEQIQAQNRVVSAPVCKETPSKKMKRDKTSDLVEEYFEAHSSSKVLTSDRTLQKLKRAKLDQQTLHNLLSKVSPSFSAEFKQLNQQYEQLFHKWMLQLHLGFNIVLYGLGSKRDLLERFRTTMLQDCIHVVINGFFPGISVKSILNSITEEVLNHMGTFRSVVDQLDWIINKFKEESSLELFLLIHNLDSQMLRGDKSQQIIGQLSSLRNIYLIASIDHLNAPLMWDHAKQSLYNWLWYETTTYSHYTEETSYENSLLVKQSGSLPLSSLTHVLRSLTPNARGIFRLLIKYQLDNQDNPSYIGLSFQDFYQQCREAFLVNSDLTLRAQLTEFRDHKLIRTKKGTDGVEYLLIPVDNGTLTDFLEKEEEEF from the exons ATGATGAGCAAGCTGGAATCAAAGGAAGACAAGATGCTGGAGGTTCAGTTTGTGGGAGATGATGATGTTCTTAATCACATTCTTGATAGAGAAGGAG gagctaaaataaaaaaggagcgAGCCCAGCTTTTGGTCaacacaaaaaaaataataaagaagccAGAATATGATTTGGAGGAAGATGACCAGGAAGTTTTAAAAGATCAGAACTATGTGGAAGTTTTAGGACGCCATGTTCAAG aatccTTGAAAAATGGCTCTGCTACAGATGGTGGGAATAAAGTTTATTCTTTTCAGAATAGAAAACACCCTGAAAAGATGGCTAAATTAG CTTCAGAACTAGCAAAAACACCAAGAAAAAGTGTTTCATCCAATTTGAAGAGTGATCCTGAAATTACCATAGACATTCCTCAGTGTAGCAAGG GGCATTCTGCTTCAGACAAAGTTCAGTTGAAG aacaATGATAAAAGTGAATTTCTGTCAACAGCACCTCGTGGGCTAAGGAAAAGACTAATag TTCCAAGGTCTCATTCTGACAGTGAAAGTGAATATTCTGCTTCCAACTCGGAGGACGATGAAGGGGTTGCACAGGAATATGAAGAGGACACTAATGAAGTCATATTGAGCGAACAGATTCAAGCTCAGAATAGAGTAGTTTCGGCTCCTGTTTGCAAAGAAACGCcttctaagaaaatgaaaagagataaaACA AGTGACTTAGTAGAAGAATATTTTGAAGCCCACAGCAGTTCAAAAGTTTTAACCTCTGATAGAACACTGCAGAAACTAAAGAGGGCTAAACTGGATCAG caaactttgCATAACTTATTGAGCAAggtttctccttccttttctgctGAATTTAAACAACTAAATCAACAATATGAACAGTTatttcataaatggatgttgcaGTTACA CCTGGGGTTCAACATTGTGCTTTATGGTTTGGGTTCTAAGAGAGATTTACTGGAAAGATTTCGAACCACCATGCTGCAAGATTGCATTCATGTTGTCATCAATGGCTTCTTTCCTGGAATCAGTGTGAAAtca ATCCTGAATTCTATAACAGAAGAAGTCCTTAATCATATGGGTACTTTCCGCAGTGTGGTGGATCAGCTAGACTggataataaacaaatttaaagaag agTCTTCTTTAGAACTCTTTCTTCTTATCCACAATTTGGATAGCCAAATGTTGAGAGGAGACAAAAGCCAGCAGATTATTGGACAGTTGTCATCTTTACGTAATATATACCTTATAGCATCTATTGATCACCTCAACGCTCCTCTCA TGTGGGATCATGCAAAGCAGAGTCTTTATAACTGGCTCTGGTATGAAACTACTACATATAGTCATTATACTGAAGAAACCTCCTATGAGAATTCTCTTCTGGTTAAACAATCTGGATCACTACCACTTAGTTCCCTAACTCATGTCTTACGAAGCCTTACCCCTAACGCAAG ggGGATTTTCAGGCTACTAATAAAGTATCAGCTGGATAACCAGGATAACCCTTCTTACATTG GACTTTCTTTTCAAGACTTTTACCAGCAGTGTCGGGAGGCATTCCTCGTCAATAGTGATCTGACACTTCGGGCCCAATTAACTGAATTTAGGGACCACAAGCTTATAAGAACAAAGAAG